Sequence from the Maribacter aquivivus genome:
TAATTAACTGTAGTAGTCTCTTCTGTTGCGCCACCTGGCATTGATTTACCACCAGCAATAGGACCAACAGCACTAGCATTTTGAAAAGCATTAAATGCATCATTTACATCAGATACTTTTTTAAAATCTGTATACATATCAAAGTTCATTACCCCGCCTTCTGGATCAACCTTCATATGAAGACTAAATGGTTCTAATTTCTTTAATTTAGCTTGCTCCTCTGGTGACAACTGAGCTATACTATCCTTTTTTTCGCGCAATAAATCTTTAAAAACCAAAGTAGAATCAATCGCCTTGTCTAATTGGGTAGAGTCTGAATCTGGAATCATTTGCATCATCTCACTACCATCAAAAATTATACTCATTTTACCCGATCCGTCTTCATTGAAGTAAATTTCTTCAGTAAAATTACAGGCAGCGAAAAGTACTGTTACAAGAACAGTAGTAAGAATTTTAAAAAATCTCATGTATTTTGGTTCTAGTTAGGATTATTCAATATAACTAATGCAGCGATTACCCCTGGCACCCAGCCGCAAAAAGTCAAAAGTAGAACAATTACAAAAGAACCGCAACCTTTACCTAAAACGGCTAAAGGAGGAAAAAATATAGCAAGCAATACTCTAATTAAACTCATTTGATTATTATTTTGATTGATTGATGTACCTTATAGGTCGCAATTGTAAATACTTTGTTACAAAATCTAGTAATTTTATTATCCACAACCCAATCAATGTTCAGAACAGTATTTCTAATCCTTATTCTTTTCTCCTGTTTCAAAGGTTTATCTCAATATAGTTTCGAAGGTCAAATTGCAGATGAGCAAAGCGGAAAGACCATTTACCTATCTATTATTGAAGATTATAGGAAGTTTGGCAGAATTTCAATGGAACAGATTCTTAAAAAAACTATTACCGATTCATTAGGATATTTCAGTTTTAGAGGGAATAACCTTAACTATGACAATAGAATTTACAGAATTCATTTAGATGATTGTTCTGACGCTTCTTCAAATTCTGAACACTTTTTTGGCAGTTGTGAGTTCAGCAAAAGCATACTTTTTGTTGCCAATAATAATGACACCATTACTTTCCCTACTTCTTTTGCAAACGAAGCGCTCTGTGAAATTACCTCAACAAACAGTAAATCATCTACCTTTTTAGATATAGATGTTTTAAAAGAGGAAATGGCTTTCGATTTTAATGACTTTAGAAGTGATGCCAATAGAAAGTTGAATTCTAAAAAGTGGTTCTCTACCTTGCAAGATTTCGGAGAAAATCTAGATGAACCTCTAGCCGAACTCTATATTTTCAACTTTTTATCAGATAAAAGAAATGATACTTATAACTATTACCTAAAAGATATTAGCAAAACTAATTACTATAACGAACTTGGCGAGCGATTAATAGCGAAATATCCAGACGTAGCATTTACCAACCTGTATTTAAATGAAATAGCCATAGATCAACAATTAACAAATGGAAATACACCAAAATCTAATTTCTGGAAATGGTTACTTCTTGCCTTACTCCTACTCTCCATATCGCTGAACGTATACTTTGTTTTCAAACAAAGAAATACTTCAAGAAACTTGCAGAACGATTCTCTTGCGAAGCTGACCGAGCAAGAACATAACATTGTTCAACAAATTCTTGAAAACAAAACCAATAAAGAAATTGCAGCCGCTATGTTTATCAGTATAAGTACCGTAAAGACCCACATTAACAACGTTTACAAGAAATTAGAGGTGTCGTCGAGAGATGAAATAAAGCAGCGCTTCCCATAACCCTTTAAATTTCCACCTAGGGTCTAGTACCTATTTACACCCCATGAAATCAATTTAGTCCTCGTAATTTCTAGAATTTTCAGGTCTAATATAAAAACTGAAAATCATGAAATTATCATTTGTATTGACCACACTTCTTTTAAGCTTCTTCTTCAACACATTTTCTCAGAACACCAACCAAGAGGTTATTATTGAAAATCAACAACCCTTTTTATTGGGAGAAATAACTATTGGCGGACTCTCTACTAACTCCTACAATACATGGTTCAAACCTAATTACGAAAACTATGAAAGCAATCAAATCCAAATTGATTTATTCAAAGACCAGTTAGCTTCTTATAAAATCTTGATTTTTATGGGCACTTGGTGTGGTGACAGCAAACGCGAAGTGCCTAGATTCCTTAAAATTCTAGAATCTGCAGATTATCCTATGGAGAACTTGAAAATAGTTGCTCTTGACCATCGAAAAGAATCGTACAAGAAAAGTCCGCAAGGTGAAGAATGGGGATTAAACATCCGTAGGGTTCCTACATTTATTTTTTACAAGAACGGACGAGAGGTGAATAGAATTATTGAAACCCC
This genomic interval carries:
- a CDS encoding YqaE/Pmp3 family membrane protein; translation: MSLIRVLLAIFFPPLAVLGKGCGSFVIVLLLTFCGWVPGVIAALVILNNPN
- a CDS encoding helix-turn-helix domain-containing protein, with the translated sequence MFRTVFLILILFSCFKGLSQYSFEGQIADEQSGKTIYLSIIEDYRKFGRISMEQILKKTITDSLGYFSFRGNNLNYDNRIYRIHLDDCSDASSNSEHFFGSCEFSKSILFVANNNDTITFPTSFANEALCEITSTNSKSSTFLDIDVLKEEMAFDFNDFRSDANRKLNSKKWFSTLQDFGENLDEPLAELYIFNFLSDKRNDTYNYYLKDISKTNYYNELGERLIAKYPDVAFTNLYLNEIAIDQQLTNGNTPKSNFWKWLLLALLLLSISLNVYFVFKQRNTSRNLQNDSLAKLTEQEHNIVQQILENKTNKEIAAAMFISISTVKTHINNVYKKLEVSSRDEIKQRFP
- a CDS encoding thioredoxin family protein, translating into MKLSFVLTTLLLSFFFNTFSQNTNQEVIIENQQPFLLGEITIGGLSTNSYNTWFKPNYENYESNQIQIDLFKDQLASYKILIFMGTWCGDSKREVPRFLKILESADYPMENLKIVALDHRKESYKKSPQGEEWGLNIRRVPTFIFYKNGREVNRIIETPITTLEDDILKIISEEEYIPNYASSLHFD